The DNA segment TTTATTGGCAACCAACTATCAAAATGTTCAAATAAGGTTCAAATGTCCATGTCCAATCATAAAATACTGTCAACAtgcttaaattttttaattattaatgtttgtcATTACTGGGCTGCTGTAGATGGGTTATAGGCCTACATTCATCCTagtgttttaatttgtttgttttgttattttgtgtcTTTCTTCAGGTTATGACAGACTTCACAGGTTGGACTTCTGTCCAAGTTTGCCAGTGGTTGAAAGATATTGACTTGGGGGAATTCTGTGAAACTTTTGAGGGTGAGCTTCAAGTATTCTGTGATCAATGCACCAGTGCCCTAACTGCCATGTAAGAACAGTCTCTTACAACAAATACCTCAAACACCTGCAGTATTTCCATGAGAATGAGCCACATTTCTTTGTTGTATGTGGCCACGATGGGTGCCAAAAAAGGTACAGAAGAGTAAGTTCTTTACGTGTCCATGTTTTTCGGACTCATAAAATCGTGAGAGACGCAGAGGATTCAGAGAACAATCAGGAGATTCCAGGCACCTCACCTACTTTTAATGATTTCGAGGAAACTTTTGATTCTGAAGAACCAAATATctctttttctgaaaaaatatgtGGTTTCAGATCACTAATTGAGAgacattttgcattgttttgtttaaaacttcAAGAAAAGCACATCCTCCCAAAAACTGTTCGGCATACTATTACTCATGAAGTGAAAATACTCATTGAACTTTTTAATGAACAGTCCCAGGACCTTCTTAAGTTCTGTTTAGAAGAAACAAATATCAATATTGATAATCATTCAAACTTGAAGTCCTTGGTTGAAGACAACCTTTTTGGGAAGTGTTTTGATGTTATTGCATCAGACTTTCAGTTTGAGAGATACTGTATAAGAGAGTTTGGGTTAATTGAACCAGTAGAGTATTTACTCGGATTTGACTCGACAGGAAGAAAAGAGACTTTCCAGTATATTCCCATTTTggaagttttaaaaaatattctgaaaagaGATGATGTTTTTCCTTATGTTTTGGAAGACACAGCTTTTGATGGCGAAACACTTAAAGACTTCACAGATGGATTCATTTTTCAGCAGCACGCCTTTTTTGATGGATCTGAGACACAGCTGAGGCTCCAGTTATATACTGATGAATTTGAAATTGTAAATTGTTTAGGATCCAAAAGGCAGATCCACAAAATTTTAAGTGTCTACTTTGTTCTTGGAAATATTCCTCTGAAGTATCGTTCCAGTCTTCAAAATATACATGTGGCTGTACTTGTCAGAAACCGATTGCTTCAGAAGTATAGTTACGAGCAAATTTTGAATCCTCTTCTTCGCGACCTTTGTGAACTTCAGTGCCGTGGTGTATCAGTTGACATTGATGACAAGTCCTGTGTTTTCAAAGGCTCCGTGATTTCCATTTGTGCTGACAATTTATCAGCCCATTCCTTGGCTGGTTTCAATACTTGCTTTAGTCAAGGACGGATCTGTCGTTTCTGTCTATGTCACCACCGTGACATTGGTAACAAAACTGAGGAAAGTGAGTGTATTCTCCGGACTCCTGACACACACTGTAGACATTTACAAGTGCCAGATGGTAAAACTTTGTATGGTGTTACTGGACGCTGCCCTTTTGATAAACTGCCTCATTTTGAGGTTACTGAATCCTTTCCGCCTGACTTGATGCATGATATTCTTGAAGGTGTCATCCCACAGGTTCTGAAATTAGTCTTGCTAAATCTTACCCGTGAAAGGCTGGtaacagtgcaacagtttaatgACCAGCTACAACAGTTCCCCTTTGGACAAAATGATATAACTCACAGGCCTGTTTTGCTGAAGCCATCTGCTTTGCAGCAAGGTGCCATCCCAGGAAAAGCTGTTGAAAAACTGACCCTTTTCCGACTCTTACCTTTTTTAATTGGAAGCTCCATCCCTCAGGACAACACTTACTGGGCTCTTTATTTGCTATTTAGATCTATATGTGACATAGTACTGGCACCTGTGATCAAAACAAGTTGGTTGAGTCCATTGTCTGCTCTCAtcacagaatttctgaagaatTTTCAGAAGCTTTTCCCTGACAAATTCACTCCAAAGATTCACTTTCTGGTTCACTATCCTCGATTAATCAAACAACATGGTCCACTGAGAGCACATTGGTGTCTCAGGTATGAGGCCAAACACCTGTACTTTAAACGCCTTTCATCAATTGTAAACAATTACCAGAATATTGCAAAGACTTTGGCAAAGCGCTATCAAATGCGCCAGTGTTGGGAAGCACAATCAACTGGACACCATGTCTCGGAAGATGTCCCGTACTCTTTAATAGAGATACGTTTGAATGCACTACCCTCTCAGCTTAGAGAGATTATTGCAGAGGACTCTGCTGAACTGAATGATACACTCTGGAAAACCAAACAAGTGATATATGACAGAGTCAGATACACCACTGGAGACTTCTTGATCCTTGACCTTGTGCATGCTGAGGAAATCCCAGTTTTTTTGAAAGTTCTACATATTGTTAAGTACCACAGTCAGTGGAAATTGTGCGGAAGACTCTACCAAACTTGGTGCTTCTCTGAGCATCTGCATGCCTATGGTGTCCGATCAACAACTCAGTGGGTGGCCATTACACCTGGGGAGGAAACTGACTTCCATGCCCTTGACGCATACACAGATCAAGAGGACAACCTGTTCATCACACTGCTTCATCGCCCTGTGAGATATACTAAGTTATTTGTAATTTCAACTTGATTTAAATTTAGGCTAATGATTTGTTGGATTTCAGTGATGAACAGAATCAGAATCTTGTTGTTAGCGATGCAATGTGCCAGTCAAGCTTTAATTTGTGATTAACCAATACCACTGAACCTATACCATGATATTTTTCCAATGGTCTCCTGAAAGGAGAGCTGCAAGGTTATAAATTTGATAAGCTACAACATGTTTCATTTAGCTTTGATTGCAGCAATTGATCAACAGAATACACATTTTTCACAAGATTTTGTCACTTCCTGGAATGTAGCAAGGCAAGGTCTAATTGGTAAATTCATAACAATGCTTGCTATTTATTGAACCTCTCCTTCTTAATTAAATGCTTTTTCGATTCTAGAACATGAGATAGATGGAGCCACTCTTGCTGTTATCTCAGAGAGGATGTCTGAGAGGCTCTTTCCGGTCATTCGCAAACAGAGTCTGTTTCTGACCCAGTTGGAGAAACTTAAAAGCACACCAATGAGCAGGTAATCAGAATGGTATCCCATACGCCAAAACACAATCACTGTGCCCACTCTTTTACATTGGTGTTCATGGTAGGTGCGCCGTATATTTTCCTGCTTTTTTGTCCTTTACCAATCACACCTATGAATTTGATAAGTCTCTTATTGAATTTCCCTTTTCTTGCTCAAATTTTATTTCTCTGTAGAGAGAACCCTCCAAGAAACATTGATAACTCCAGCCAAGCACAGTCCGGTCCAGATACCTCTTTAGTTTTTCCAACAGTGCTGAGGATGGCCATAGACAGAAGAGATTCTGATCTGAAGAGTGCAAGTAAAACAAAACTACGGAGTCTACTGATCCAGTCTCTTTTTGACTACCTCAGTAAGAAAACAATGTAAGTTGCTACTACTTGTGCCTTTCTAGCTTGCTAAATGCTTGATTAATTGCACTGTAACAAATACAATATCAATACACGATTCTTGCCAGACGTACATAAGGGTTATATGTAACAAATAGTAGAAAtctcctgttgttgttgtttttttcttggtGGTTGCCTGGTTGCGCATATTTAGTGTGAAAAAAGCGAACGTACAGGCCATACTATGTGTCATGTTTAAACCAACATTGTAAACATAATCATAGATGATGgcacaggtttttatttaaaagaaagaaagttgcCTGTGTATGTATCtaggcctaggcaatttatatTCTCAAtacttattaaattaaaattaatattactttATTGGATTTGTACTAGTTACTTGAATGCAATAACTTAATCGATCAGACTAAATTTGACATGGTCGAACCTGTTACCGCaagcaataatatttttaaggatggcctaaatACAAATTGAGGAAATGAGGAAACTATCCAGACACAGGTGGATGAAGGTTAACTAATCAGTGACTAATGAGAACAGgtacagactagacagagcataTTTGTGACAATGTTCCCTTACCTTAGAATTCTCAGTGTGTAGTTGCTATGGCTGGTATAGTTACTAACAACTAGTATGCTTTTCTCCTTCTGATGTTAGGTACCCAACTCATCTTCAATACATTGAGCTTCTGTCAAATGTGATAATGGATTACCCATATCTAAGGGAAAGTATCGGGTCTGGATATGTAAGTTTTCAGTTGTATGTAATGTTATTCAAAATGAGTTCATAGTTTtacgaataataataattagaaatgaattttttttgtcaagaatACACTTTCTAGTA comes from the Carassius auratus strain Wakin chromosome 4, ASM336829v1, whole genome shotgun sequence genome and includes:
- the LOC113056631 gene encoding sterile alpha motif domain-containing protein 3-like, producing the protein MTDFTGWTSVQVCQWLKDIDLGEFCETFEEHEIDGATLAVISERMSERLFPVIRKQSLFLTQLEKLKSTPMSRENPPRNIDNSSQAQSGPDTSLVFPTVLRMAIDRRDSDLKSASKTKLRSLLIQSLFDYLSKKTM